A region of the Roseobacter denitrificans OCh 114 genome:
CAGATGATCCCGGTGGCGGCTTTTCTGGGGGCTTGGGCGTCGACCATTCTGCTTTACCGTGTTTCGACGCGGCGGGGGCGCACATCCGTGGCCACCATGTTGCTGGCGGGAATCGCGCTGGCCGCGCTGACCGGTGCGCTGGCGGGTATTCTGATCTATATGGCGAACGATCAACAACTGCGGGACCTGACGTTCTGGGGGCTGGGATCGCTGGCCGGGGCAAGCTGGACAAAGGTCGCCGCCGCCGGCCCGATCATCTTGGCCGCAATCATCGCCGCGCCTTTTCTGGGCCGGGGCCTGAACGGGCTGGCCCTTGGCGAAGCGACCGCCGCGCATATCGGGCATTCGGTGCAGCGGCTGAAAAACGCAAGCATCCTGATGGTTGCCGCCGCCACGGGGGCTGCCGTGGCCGTGTCCGGCGGGATCGGGTTCATCGGCATCATCGTCCCGCACCTGTTGCGGCTGGCCACGGGGCCGGATCATCGCGCCTTGCTGATCAACTCGGCCTTGCTGGGGGCTATTCTGCTGGTGCTTGCGGATATGATCGCACGGGTCATCATCGCACCGGCGGAATTGCCGATCGGGATCATCACGGCAGTTCTGGGCGCGCCGGTCTTCTTGTGGATACTCCTGCGCCGCCGCGATCTGGTGGATATGTAGCATGTCGCTGGACGCCGCTGACATCACGGTCAAACTGGGGCGCACACCCATCCTCCACGGGATCGGGTTTTGTGCAAAACCGGGCGAAGTCAGCGCCATCGTCGGCCCGAACGGTTCCGGCAAAACCACGCTGTTGCGGGCCATAACGGGGGATCTGCCTTTCGACGGCACCGTTCGCCTGAACGGAAAAGACACAAGCCGCATGAAACCTTGGGAGTTGTCAGCGATCCGCGCCGTTTTGCCCCAAAGCGCGGTGCTTGCCTTTCCCTTTACCGTGGCCGAGGTCGTCAGGCTGGGCGTGCAGGCGGGCGTCTGTGCGCGCGACTGCGACGCGCCCATGGCCGCCCTGTCACAGGTGCGGCTGGCCCATTATGCGGATCGGTTTTATCACGAATTATCCGGCGGTGAGCAGCAACGCGTCCAACTGGCGCGGGTTCTGGCACAGGTCTGGCGGCCCGTCGTCGGCGGTGCGCCGCGCTGGCTGCTGCTGGATGAACCTGTGGCCAGCCTCGATATCGCCAATCAGCTTGAAGTGATGGAAATCACGCGCGCCTACGCAAGCGCTGGTGGCGGCGTCGTTGCCGTCATGCATGACCTCAATCTGACCGCGATGTTTGCAGACCATCTGGCCATATTGTCAGGCGGACAGTGCCTTGCAGCAGGCCCACCCGAACAGGTGATGACGGATGCCATTCTGTCACAGGCCTATGGCTGCGCGTTGCGCGTGAACACCCCGCCACCGCACAGCGCGACATATGTTCTGCCCCACGCCGCCAACCGCCTTTAGAAAACCGCCGCAGCCCTGATGCATCCGAATAGGAAGAAGAATGACCGTGACCCAGACGCAGAACAAAACGCATGAGAGAGAACGCACCGGGTATTTTGGTTTTGACAGGCAGGCGACCTAGATAACAGAAATGACAGGCAAACGCACCAGAATGGCAGCAATCCCCATTAGGACAGCCGATTGCGTTCCGCATCAGACACAGCGCGCATATGTGCATCACCAATACAGGATCAAAAAGGACATCACGTGTATATCGCAATGAACAGGTTTACCGTCACCAAAACGAATGCGGCGGCGTTTGAGGCCCTGTGGCTGGGCAGAGACAGCCACCTGAAATCCATGGAAGGCTTCGTCGAATTTCACATGTTGAAGGGGCCGGAGAATTCAGACGGTCATATCCTCTATGCCTCCCATACGGTCTGGGCATCCGAAGAGGCGTTTCGCGAATGGACACGATCTGATGCGTTCCGGCTGGCGCATAAGGATGCGGGGAAAACCGCAAAACTGCATGAGGGCTCTCCGCAGTTCGAAGGGTTTTCGGTGATTCAGCATTTGTGATCTTCGACAATAGTGTCCGGTGCGCCGAATTCTGCGCTCCGGGCTTGATTTTCTGCACAGTTAAATCTTTACAGAATTACTCAGGTAAATTATTAACGCTGCCAAAGCGTGCCCCACTCGGTGTTTCAGGCAGATCCCGCGCAAGGATTTGATACCGACCGAGGGGACTAACGTGCGCAAAGTATTCATGCTGACAACCGCCTTGACCGCGACCGGAGCCACGGCTCAGGAGGTAGCGCCGGTTGAGTTGCCGCCGATCACGCTGGAATCCGCCCTGCGTGATACAAGGGACATCCGCGACACACCCGTCGCCGCCTCCGTTCTTGAAGGCGAGGCGCTGGAGCAGCGACAGGCGGACACCTATGAAGAGCTGATCGGGGATATCCCCGGCGTTGTCATCGAAGGCGGCCCAAGGGGTATTTCACAGGAACCCAACATCCGGGGCTTTCAGGATGAACAGGTGGTGTTGCGGTTTGACGGCGGGCGCTTGAATTTTAATCAGGCCCATCGCGGTCGGTTTTTCTTTGATCCTGATATCGTGCAACGCGTCGAAGTCGTGCGCGGCGGTGGCTCGACCCTCTTTGGCTCAGGCGCTTTGGGCGGGGTCATTTCTGTTGAAACGCGCGATCCTTCGGACCTGCTGCGGCCAGGGCAAACAACCGGTGCGCGCGTCCGGTTGGGATATGCGTCGAACGGCGATATTTTCAGCGGCAGCACCACGGTTTATGGCGATTGGGGCAATTTGGATGCCTTGGCCTTTATCGGCACACGTCAGTTCGGATCTGACCTTGACGATGGCAACGGGCGCGACATCCGCAACTCGGAACTCGACGCGACCAACGGTCTTTTCAAACTCGGATTTGAACCCGCAGAGGACCAGCGTTTTGAGTTTACATGGTCGCACTATCGCGATGACGGAACAACGCCGCCCAATGCGAATGCCGCCTCAAGCGAGGATGACGTGGACCGCGATGCCGAAATCTCCACGGCTCGGCTGTCGTGGGATTTCAACCCGGAGGGTTCAAACCTGGTTGATCTGTCCGTCCTACTTTACGGCAATACGCTACGCATCGAAGAAGACCGCACCCGCGACGGGCGAGCGGATGTCACAGACTATGACACCTATGGGCTGGAAATCACCAACCGCTCTTCGTTTGACTGGGGCATTCCGGTGGCGTTGGTTTACGGCGCGGAGATCTACCGCGACGATCAGAACGGCACGCGCAATGGCACGGACCGTTTGCAGCTTCCCGACGCCACAGCAGAGACCACCGGCGTTTTTGCGGAAGCGTCCTTCGGCGTTTCGGATCAGCTTGACCTGATCGCCGGCCTGCGTTTTGACAGCTACAGCCGCGATGTGGACGACCCGACCCTTGCCGATGTGGATGAGGACTTCTTGTCCCCAAGGGTTGGTTTCAGCTATCGCCCGAATGACCGCTGGCAGATTTTCGGCAATGTCGCGCAAGCCTATCGCGCCCCGACGCTGACGGAGCTTTACAATGACGGCGTGCACTTCACGTCACCCGGATTTCCCATCGGAGGCGGCATCACGTTCAGCGGCGTGAACCAATTTGTCCCCAACCCGAACCTCGAAGAAGAGGAATCCATTCAATACGAGCTGGGCTTCCGGTTTGAGGACACGGGCGTGCGAACAAGTGGCGATACGCTGCGGTTTTCGGCGAATGCCTATTATGCTGAGGTGGACAATTTCATCGAGTCACGGGTCGAATTCATTGATTTTTCGACACTGGTGTTCGGGCCGGGCGGTGGTGTTGTCGGCGGGACAACAACGCAACGCAACGTGGACGCCCGATTGTGGGGTGTGGAGGCCGAACTCGATTATGACGCAGGGCTTTGGTTTGCGGGCGTCGGGCTGAGC
Encoded here:
- a CDS encoding FecCD family ABC transporter permease, whose translation is MVADATPLNIAPRALPVDRIRRARLGHLLLGAGLLVISAASLTVGATDISLGSALSKLAQGEPLTRLEQVVLWDIRLPRLVLGILVGAALAVSGAVMQGLFRNPLADPGLVGVGAGAGLGAICAIVLGGLLPVTLIDGLGNQMIPVAAFLGAWASTILLYRVSTRRGRTSVATMLLAGIALAALTGALAGILIYMANDQQLRDLTFWGLGSLAGASWTKVAAAGPIILAAIIAAPFLGRGLNGLALGEATAAHIGHSVQRLKNASILMVAAATGAAVAVSGGIGFIGIIVPHLLRLATGPDHRALLINSALLGAILLVLADMIARVIIAPAELPIGIITAVLGAPVFLWILLRRRDLVDM
- a CDS encoding heme ABC transporter ATP-binding protein, giving the protein MSLDAADITVKLGRTPILHGIGFCAKPGEVSAIVGPNGSGKTTLLRAITGDLPFDGTVRLNGKDTSRMKPWELSAIRAVLPQSAVLAFPFTVAEVVRLGVQAGVCARDCDAPMAALSQVRLAHYADRFYHELSGGEQQRVQLARVLAQVWRPVVGGAPRWLLLDEPVASLDIANQLEVMEITRAYASAGGGVVAVMHDLNLTAMFADHLAILSGGQCLAAGPPEQVMTDAILSQAYGCALRVNTPPPHSATYVLPHAANRL
- a CDS encoding antibiotic biosynthesis monooxygenase family protein, with product MYIAMNRFTVTKTNAAAFEALWLGRDSHLKSMEGFVEFHMLKGPENSDGHILYASHTVWASEEAFREWTRSDAFRLAHKDAGKTAKLHEGSPQFEGFSVIQHL
- a CDS encoding TonB-dependent hemoglobin/transferrin/lactoferrin family receptor, with amino-acid sequence MRKVFMLTTALTATGATAQEVAPVELPPITLESALRDTRDIRDTPVAASVLEGEALEQRQADTYEELIGDIPGVVIEGGPRGISQEPNIRGFQDEQVVLRFDGGRLNFNQAHRGRFFFDPDIVQRVEVVRGGGSTLFGSGALGGVISVETRDPSDLLRPGQTTGARVRLGYASNGDIFSGSTTVYGDWGNLDALAFIGTRQFGSDLDDGNGRDIRNSELDATNGLFKLGFEPAEDQRFEFTWSHYRDDGTTPPNANAASSEDDVDRDAEISTARLSWDFNPEGSNLVDLSVLLYGNTLRIEEDRTRDGRADVTDYDTYGLEITNRSSFDWGIPVALVYGAEIYRDDQNGTRNGTDRLQLPDATAETTGVFAEASFGVSDQLDLIAGLRFDSYSRDVDDPTLADVDEDFLSPRVGFSYRPNDRWQIFGNVAQAYRAPTLTELYNDGVHFTSPGFPIGGGITFSGVNQFVPNPNLEEEESIQYELGFRFEDTGVRTSGDTLRFSANAYYAEVDNFIESRVEFIDFSTLVFGPGGGVVGGTTTQRNVDARLWGVEAELDYDAGLWFAGVGLSIPRGETVGGDRLGSIPQERITGTLGWRPNQTWTVGARATYAASVDDGSGGNEPADSYALLDLFATLTPTRGAWDGTALRVGVDNLFDEQYTIFPNGLSQPGRSFKVSLTQTFCPFVTHRPSLRRHHWPRCAHVQAGHTLSA